The DNA segment AACAGGCGCCGGGCCTCTTCGGCCTGGCCTGGTTTGTGGCGCTCCAGCGAGCGAACCACATTGAACGAGCCGCCAATGCGCTCTTGCAAACGTTGCCAGGCCTGGGCATTCGCCGGGTCGCGGCGTAGCCAGTCATCGAATTCAGCGCGCAGATTTGCCGAGTGCTGGCCGGCGCTGAGGCGCACCATCCAGTCGACGGCCTGTTCACCAACCGGGTCAATCGCAGGCCGGCTCACGAGCTGCTATCAGCCATATAGCACTGGCACAACGCCTGTTTCATGTAACGACTGACCGTGCGCTCGCTGAGATTGAGCTTGGCAGCAATATCGACATAGCTCATGCCGTCGAGCTGGCTGTAGAGGAATACGGTCTTGACCAGCATCGGCAAACCGTCGAGCACCCGGTCGATGGTCACCAGCGCTTCAATCAGCAGATGCTGGTCTTCCGGCGATGGCGCGACCTGCTCGGGCAGCAGGGCCAGGCGTTCGAGATAGGCGATTTCCAGTTGCCTGCGCCGGTGCCGGTCAAGAATCAAACGACGGGCGATGGTCGACAGATAGGCGCGCGGCTGCTCGATGCTGTCCGGGTCGACCCTGGCTGCAAGCATCTGGCAAAAGGCTTCGGCAGCGGTGTCCTCGGCGTCGGCATGGTTGCCGTTTGAGCGTCCCAGCCGCCACTGGATGTGCTGCAGCAACCAGCGATGGTGGTCGCTGAAGAAGAAACCCAGCTTGTGAATGGAGGACGTAGACACCCTGAATGATCCCGCTTTTGAAAATCGTTCTCATCTTAAGGGGCAAAGGTAAAACTCTGCAATGCTTGTAAAGCGGCTGGTCACATCAGTCGAACCGCGCCGTCAGGCAGGAGTCTACCGAGCCAATCCAGCCTTGCAGGTCAGCAGCGTGCCCAGAATCATTACCCACGAAACGCCCGAGGAGGTGGTCAAGGAACAGAACACCCGGCTGTTCGGCTCGCCCAAGGAGCGCCTGGAGTTCTACCGCCGGGAGATCCAGTACGAGACCACCAACCTCTCCAACCGCACCAACGCCTACCTCACTGCGCAGTCGTTTATGGTGATCGCCTACGCCTCGTCAATGGCTAACCTCAATCCTGACTGGGGGGTGATTTTCACTGTAGTGATTCCGCCGATGCTGGCCCTGCTCGGCCTGCTCAACACCCTCAGCGCTTGGCCAGGCATTCGTGCGGCCTGCGAGATCATCCAGCACTGGCACCACAAGCAGGCGCAATTGCTGCAAAGCGAGCCGGTCATCGGTCTGACCTATGACGACTCGCCGCTGTTCAGCGACTGGGAGTCCAGCGAAACCGGGCCGAAAAAG comes from the Pseudomonas sp. StFLB209 genome and includes:
- a CDS encoding sigma-70 family RNA polymerase sigma factor, whose amino-acid sequence is MSTSSIHKLGFFFSDHHRWLLQHIQWRLGRSNGNHADAEDTAAEAFCQMLAARVDPDSIEQPRAYLSTIARRLILDRHRRRQLEIAYLERLALLPEQVAPSPEDQHLLIEALVTIDRVLDGLPMLVKTVFLYSQLDGMSYVDIAAKLNLSERTVSRYMKQALCQCYMADSSS